From a region of the Halomonas sp. HL-93 genome:
- a CDS encoding DUF6691 family protein codes for MKKQSLTLVASYVAGLLFSLGLAVSGMTDPARVVGFLDVAGDWDPTLMFVLGGAVITTFIGYRVVLKQPAPMLAGRFQLPGKQTLDARLLGGAALFGVGWGLSGYCPGPAIASLGGATLPLVAMLATMVVGWLIARRVA; via the coding sequence ATGAAAAAACAGTCTCTGACCCTGGTAGCGAGCTATGTCGCCGGCCTGCTGTTCAGCCTGGGACTGGCGGTCTCTGGCATGACCGACCCGGCCAGGGTGGTCGGCTTCCTGGATGTCGCCGGTGACTGGGACCCGACGCTGATGTTCGTACTCGGCGGGGCGGTCATCACCACCTTCATCGGCTACCGCGTTGTGCTGAAGCAACCCGCCCCCATGCTTGCCGGGCGCTTTCAGCTGCCCGGCAAGCAGACGCTTGATGCCAGACTGCTCGGTGGAGCGGCGCTGTTCGGCGTGGGGTGGGGCCTCTCGGGCTATTGCCCGGGGCCCGCCATCGCGTCGCTGGGCGGCGCCACATTACCGCTGGTGGCGATGCTGGCGACCATGGTGGTGGGCTGGCTGATCGCCAGGCGCGTTGCCTGA
- the pdxB gene encoding 4-phosphoerythronate dehydrogenase PdxB, with protein sequence MKLVVDANIPAFDPCFGTFGSLTRVPGREISAAEVADADALIVRSVTQVDRSLLADSRVGFVGTCTIGTDHIDQAFLEERGIGFASAPGCNAEAVVDYVLSSLLTLAERDGWVLSERCVGVIGVGNVGSRLVERLTALGVPVLACDPPRAEREGPMGFSELDELIARCDVLCLHTPRVASGPYATQHLLDAQRINELAPGSVLLNAGRGDCVDGLALRSRLSGTGDITAVLDVWEQEPAVDPSLRDLAALATPHIAGYSLDGKLRGSWMIHQALADHLGQPSHLGFGELCPPPALASLALEQALPVDDALRLCTRAVYDVRRDHDSLARQVRQWGITQGFDRCRADYPVRREFATLTVKLSGEAVGLGSILRGAGFNVYAG encoded by the coding sequence ATGAAACTTGTTGTCGATGCCAATATCCCCGCCTTTGACCCCTGCTTTGGGACTTTCGGCTCACTTACCCGCGTGCCCGGGCGTGAGATTAGCGCCGCCGAAGTAGCAGACGCCGATGCCTTGATTGTGCGCTCGGTCACCCAGGTTGATCGGTCGCTGCTTGCTGATAGTCGCGTGGGTTTTGTCGGCACCTGTACCATCGGTACCGACCACATCGACCAAGCCTTTCTGGAAGAGCGGGGTATCGGGTTTGCCAGCGCGCCGGGCTGCAACGCCGAGGCCGTGGTGGATTATGTGCTTAGTAGCTTATTGACGCTTGCCGAGCGCGACGGCTGGGTGCTCAGCGAGCGATGTGTGGGCGTTATCGGGGTGGGTAACGTGGGTAGCCGGCTGGTTGAACGCCTAACGGCGCTAGGCGTGCCGGTATTGGCCTGCGATCCGCCGAGGGCCGAGCGCGAAGGCCCAATGGGATTTTCCGAGCTTGATGAACTCATCGCCCGCTGCGACGTGCTGTGCTTGCATACGCCACGGGTGGCATCCGGCCCATACGCCACCCAACATTTGCTGGATGCCCAGCGCATCAATGAGTTAGCGCCGGGCAGCGTACTGCTCAATGCGGGGCGTGGCGACTGCGTGGACGGCCTGGCGTTACGCAGCCGGCTGTCGGGCACGGGGGATATCACCGCCGTGCTGGACGTCTGGGAGCAAGAGCCGGCCGTTGACCCCAGCTTGCGGGATTTAGCGGCCCTGGCGACACCGCATATTGCGGGTTACAGCCTGGATGGCAAGTTACGTGGTAGTTGGATGATTCACCAGGCGCTGGCGGATCATCTAGGACAGCCGAGTCACCTTGGGTTTGGCGAGCTGTGCCCGCCGCCTGCGCTGGCAAGCCTGGCGCTTGAACAGGCGCTGCCGGTGGATGACGCCCTCAGGCTTTGCACGCGGGCGGTTTACGACGTGCGCCGCGACCATGACAGTCTTGCGCGACAAGTACGCCAGTGGGGGATTACTCAGGGTTTTGACCGCTGCCGAGCCGATTACCCAGTGCGCCGTGAGTTTGCCACGCTCACCGTGAAGCTTTCTGGCGAAGCGGTAGGGCTAGGAAGCATACTGCGTGGGGCGGGGTTTAATGTGTATGCGGGCTAG
- a CDS encoding YeeE/YedE family protein — protein sequence MELTSSLQGLAGGVLIGISAVWLMASLGRIAGISGIVGTLITQRPQGDSAWRLAFLVGLVSGPLLLMGLGIGWGNVVNHPGEVIGQPLGGVPLMLVAGLLVGLGTGLGSGCTSGHGVCGLARLSPRSLAATITFLVAALVTVYVVRHVLGGGA from the coding sequence ATGGAACTGACATCAAGCCTGCAGGGGCTCGCAGGCGGTGTGCTCATTGGTATCTCGGCGGTCTGGCTGATGGCAAGCCTGGGACGAATTGCCGGGATCAGCGGTATTGTCGGTACCTTGATCACCCAGCGGCCTCAAGGCGATAGCGCCTGGCGATTGGCCTTTCTCGTCGGCTTGGTCAGCGGGCCTTTGCTGCTGATGGGGCTTGGCATCGGATGGGGCAACGTCGTCAATCATCCCGGCGAGGTCATCGGCCAGCCCCTGGGCGGCGTGCCGCTGATGCTGGTGGCCGGTCTGCTGGTCGGGCTGGGCACCGGGCTCGGCAGCGGCTGCACCAGCGGCCACGGGGTGTGCGGGCTTGCGCGTCTCTCACCGCGGTCGCTGGCGGCAACGATCACGTTCCTGGTCGCCGCGCTGGTGACTGTCTATGTCGTGCGGCACGTCCTGGGAGGTGGGGCATGA
- a CDS encoding pyridoxal phosphate-dependent aminotransferase yields MDTPHSQEPPTLKKSHKLSNVCYDIRGPVLDHAKRLEEEGQRILKLNIGNPAPFGFEAPEEILQDVMRNLPTAQGYCDSKGLYSARKAIMQECQRKEIPGVGIEDIYIGNGVSELIVMAMQALLNDGDEVLIPAPDYPLWTAAAHLSGGHGVHYLCDEQADWAPDMDDIRAKVTSRTRAIVLINPNNPTGAVYPPEVVREALAIARQHNLVVFSDEIYDKILYDGVEHTATGALADDDQLVITMNGLSKSYRCAGFRSGWMTISGTLAKLHARDFIQGLTMLASMRLCANVPAQHAIQTALGGYQSINDLILPGGRLLAQRDITVEKLNAIPGVSCVTPKGALYAFPRLDPKVFNIKDDQQLVLDLLLQEKILLVQGTAFNWPEPDHVRIVTLPWADQLGDALDRFANFLGRYRQ; encoded by the coding sequence ATGGACACCCCGCACTCACAAGAACCGCCCACGCTCAAGAAATCGCACAAGCTGAGTAACGTCTGCTACGACATTCGTGGCCCGGTACTCGACCACGCCAAGCGCCTGGAAGAGGAAGGCCAGCGGATTCTAAAGCTGAACATCGGCAATCCCGCGCCGTTTGGCTTCGAGGCCCCCGAGGAAATTCTTCAGGACGTGATGCGCAATCTGCCTACCGCCCAGGGCTACTGCGATTCCAAAGGCCTTTATTCAGCGCGCAAGGCGATCATGCAGGAATGCCAGCGCAAGGAGATTCCCGGCGTCGGCATCGAAGACATTTACATCGGCAACGGCGTGTCGGAGCTGATCGTGATGGCCATGCAGGCGCTGCTCAACGACGGCGATGAAGTGCTGATTCCGGCCCCCGATTACCCGCTGTGGACCGCCGCCGCCCACCTGTCCGGCGGCCACGGGGTACATTACCTGTGCGATGAGCAGGCCGACTGGGCACCGGACATGGACGACATCCGCGCCAAGGTCACCAGCCGTACCCGGGCCATCGTGCTGATCAACCCCAACAACCCCACCGGCGCAGTCTATCCGCCCGAGGTGGTACGTGAAGCGCTGGCCATTGCCAGGCAGCACAATCTGGTGGTGTTCTCCGACGAGATCTACGACAAGATCCTTTACGACGGCGTCGAGCACACCGCCACCGGCGCGCTGGCCGACGACGACCAGTTGGTCATCACCATGAACGGGCTGTCGAAAAGCTACCGCTGCGCCGGGTTCCGCTCGGGATGGATGACCATTTCGGGCACCCTGGCCAAGCTCCACGCCCGCGACTTCATCCAGGGCCTGACCATGCTGGCCTCGATGCGCCTGTGCGCCAATGTGCCCGCCCAGCACGCCATCCAGACGGCGCTCGGCGGCTATCAGTCGATCAACGACCTGATCCTGCCCGGCGGACGCCTGCTGGCGCAGCGCGATATCACCGTGGAAAAGCTTAACGCCATTCCCGGCGTTTCCTGCGTGACGCCCAAGGGGGCGCTGTATGCCTTCCCAAGGCTTGATCCCAAGGTGTTTAACATCAAGGACGATCAACAGTTGGTGCTTGATCTACTGCTCCAGGAGAAAATTTTGCTGGTTCAGGGCACGGCGTTCAACTGGCCCGAGCCCGACCACGTGCGCATCGTCACCCTGCCCTGGGCTGACCAACTGGGGGATGCATTGGACCGCTTTGCGAATTTTCTGGGACGCTACCGGCAGTAA
- the dsbG gene encoding thiol:disulfide interchange protein DsbG, translating to MLGMLMMPTAQADSLPAPIQALADQGLEIHGEFDAPGGMRGFGASRQGQELTIYLTPDGEHAISGSLTDQDGDNQLEEAALDKHVRAPLEAETWQLLEDSHWIQDGQRDAPRVIYTFTDPNCPYCQTFWEAARPWVDAGEVQLRHIMVGILDADSPAKAAALLAAEDPAEALVNHKQGERISASAQPRDIEEQVYANNQLFEGLGLSATPTSAFKRQTDEGVTRLDRVEGMPNDERLEAMMGGPAPE from the coding sequence ATGCTCGGTATGCTTATGATGCCGACCGCTCAGGCCGACTCGCTTCCAGCCCCCATCCAAGCCTTGGCAGATCAAGGCCTTGAGATTCACGGCGAGTTTGACGCCCCCGGCGGAATGCGCGGCTTTGGCGCCAGCCGGCAGGGTCAAGAACTGACCATTTACTTAACGCCCGACGGCGAGCATGCCATCAGCGGCTCGCTGACCGACCAAGACGGCGATAACCAGCTTGAGGAGGCAGCCCTGGATAAGCACGTACGGGCACCCCTAGAAGCAGAAACTTGGCAGCTACTGGAAGACAGCCATTGGATTCAAGATGGCCAGCGCGACGCACCTCGCGTGATTTACACCTTTACCGACCCTAACTGCCCCTATTGCCAAACCTTCTGGGAAGCCGCGCGGCCTTGGGTCGACGCTGGCGAGGTGCAACTGCGCCATATCATGGTGGGTATTTTAGATGCCGACAGCCCCGCCAAAGCGGCTGCGCTACTCGCTGCCGAGGACCCCGCCGAAGCACTCGTCAACCACAAGCAAGGCGAACGCATCAGCGCCAGCGCTCAACCTCGCGATATTGAAGAACAGGTCTACGCCAACAACCAGCTGTTCGAAGGCCTGGGGCTCTCCGCCACGCCGACCAGCGCCTTCAAGCGCCAGACCGACGAAGGCGTCACCCGGCTGGACCGCGTTGAAGGCATGCCAAATGACGAGCGCCTGGAAGCGATGATGGGCGGCCCGGCGCCCGAGTAA
- the htpX gene encoding protease HtpX, whose product MMRILLFLGTNIAVLLVASLTLRLLGVESYLNAQGINFTSLLIFCFIFGMAGSMISLFISKWMAKRSTGTVIIEKPSNSTEQWLLDTVAELAREAGIKTPEVGIFPAQQSNAFATGWNKDDALVAVSAGLLNRMRPEEVRAVLAHEIGHVANGDMVTLALIQGVVNTFVMFFARVVAHLIDGFLKSRSDGEGGLGFMGYFAVVMVAEIIFGIAASAIVAWFSRFREYRADEAGARLAGTGAMVNALARLKGETEMPDQMPDTLRAMAITKGQTRSLVEQLFASHPPLDDRIRALKEAAYRQ is encoded by the coding sequence ATGATGCGCATTTTGCTGTTTTTAGGCACCAACATTGCAGTGTTGTTGGTTGCCAGCCTGACGCTACGATTGCTTGGGGTCGAAAGTTACCTCAATGCGCAAGGCATCAACTTCACCAGCCTGCTAATTTTCTGCTTTATCTTTGGCATGGCCGGGTCAATGATCTCGCTGTTCATCTCGAAGTGGATGGCCAAGCGTAGCACCGGCACGGTGATCATTGAAAAACCGTCAAACTCAACCGAGCAATGGCTGCTCGACACCGTTGCCGAGCTTGCCCGCGAGGCCGGCATCAAGACGCCGGAAGTGGGCATTTTCCCCGCTCAGCAGTCAAATGCCTTCGCCACGGGCTGGAACAAGGACGATGCCCTGGTCGCGGTGTCAGCCGGCCTTCTGAACCGCATGCGCCCCGAGGAAGTGCGCGCCGTTCTGGCTCACGAAATCGGCCACGTGGCCAACGGTGACATGGTGACTCTGGCGCTGATCCAGGGTGTGGTGAACACCTTCGTGATGTTCTTTGCCCGCGTCGTCGCCCACCTGATCGATGGCTTTTTGAAAAGCCGCAGCGATGGCGAAGGCGGCCTCGGCTTTATGGGCTACTTTGCCGTGGTCATGGTGGCCGAGATTATCTTTGGCATCGCGGCCTCGGCCATCGTCGCCTGGTTCTCGCGCTTTCGCGAATACCGCGCCGACGAAGCAGGCGCACGGCTTGCTGGCACCGGCGCCATGGTCAACGCCCTGGCTCGCCTGAAAGGCGAAACCGAAATGCCTGACCAAATGCCCGACACCCTGCGCGCCATGGCCATTACCAAAGGCCAGACGCGTTCACTGGTGGAACAGCTGTTTGCCAGCCACCCGCCGCTGGATGACCGTATTCGCGCATTGAAAGAAGCCGCTTATCGCCAGTAA
- a CDS encoding glutaredoxin family protein: MIRLTIYTTQGCHLCDELEAQVAALTRQPIEWLRVEVSDDDALLASYGERIPVLADDEGKELESGHKLERLSDWLHKRGWLDEAALEALTDSVEGAPPKGAHQISGRRFLG, encoded by the coding sequence ATGATTCGACTGACGATTTACACCACCCAGGGCTGCCATCTTTGCGACGAGCTGGAGGCACAGGTGGCGGCGTTAACCCGGCAGCCGATTGAGTGGCTGCGCGTTGAGGTGAGTGACGACGATGCGCTGCTGGCAAGCTACGGCGAGCGCATCCCCGTGTTGGCGGACGACGAGGGGAAGGAGCTGGAAAGTGGTCATAAGCTTGAGCGCTTGAGCGACTGGCTGCACAAACGGGGCTGGCTGGATGAAGCGGCCCTGGAGGCGCTCACCGATTCTGTTGAAGGCGCTCCGCCGAAAGGCGCGCACCAGATCAGTGGGCGGCGCTTTTTAGGGTGA
- the ylqF gene encoding ribosome biogenesis GTPase YlqF has translation MLGWFPGHMNKARRQIKEALPEIDVVIEVLDARLPYSSANPMLAELTRHKPVLKLLSRADLADPDRTAEWVAFFDAQDDMRALAVTTTNLRELKKIPKLCHELAGSVRADRDVRVMVMGIPNVGKSTLINGLAGRKIAKTGNEPAVTKRQQKVRIDGRVALVDTPGVLWPKIEDQASAYRLAASGAIRDTAIEYTDVAIVTSAELAKRYPDALTARYRLKALPAYAPASTDEIDADGPQKPDFLAIAGFDGHAILKEIAGKRGGLRPGGEVDLHRGAEVLLHELRDGKLGRLTLETPEDIPPPPLHDEQDSASHSDA, from the coding sequence ATGCTCGGCTGGTTCCCCGGACACATGAACAAGGCCCGCCGCCAGATCAAGGAGGCGCTGCCGGAAATCGACGTGGTCATCGAAGTGCTCGATGCCCGTCTACCCTACTCCAGCGCCAACCCCATGCTGGCCGAGCTAACCCGCCATAAGCCGGTGCTCAAACTTCTTTCCCGGGCGGACCTGGCCGACCCGGACCGCACCGCCGAGTGGGTGGCGTTTTTCGACGCTCAGGACGACATGCGCGCGCTGGCGGTGACCACGACCAACCTCCGCGAGCTTAAAAAAATTCCCAAGCTTTGCCACGAGCTTGCCGGCTCAGTTCGCGCCGACCGAGACGTACGCGTGATGGTGATGGGCATTCCCAACGTGGGTAAGTCGACGCTGATTAACGGCTTGGCGGGGCGCAAAATCGCCAAAACCGGCAATGAGCCGGCAGTCACCAAGCGTCAGCAAAAGGTGCGCATCGACGGACGCGTGGCGCTGGTCGACACCCCAGGGGTGCTGTGGCCCAAGATTGAAGACCAGGCCAGCGCCTACCGGCTGGCCGCCAGCGGGGCGATTCGCGATACCGCTATCGAGTACACCGACGTGGCCATCGTCACCAGTGCTGAGCTTGCCAAGCGCTACCCGGACGCGCTGACCGCCCGCTATAGGCTCAAGGCGTTGCCCGCGTACGCACCGGCCAGCACCGATGAGATTGATGCCGACGGCCCGCAAAAGCCGGACTTCCTGGCAATTGCCGGTTTTGACGGCCACGCGATCCTCAAAGAAATTGCCGGCAAGCGTGGCGGGCTACGCCCCGGCGGCGAAGTCGACCTGCACCGCGGCGCGGAGGTCTTGCTGCACGAGCTGCGCGACGGCAAGCTAGGCAGGCTGACCCTTGAAACGCCTGAGGATATTCCGCCGCCGCCCCTACACGACGAGCAAGACAGCGCCTCCCATTCCGACGCATAA
- a CDS encoding cobalamin-independent methionine synthase II family protein: protein MITLPTEAIGSIPRTEELMQAQRQFESGELDAEAMTTFYDQAVQLTMRELEATGSPIISDGEQRKTHSFATYSVEGGENIAPDGLEIPFQDGHVRRLPRLTAGPFRFILSASETLASARQYTQRPMKQAIISVSALSLFYPPESIPDYTREEFLEDLVNEQEKEIRACFAAGAQKVQIDFTEGRLAIKLDPSGSVLNGFIDLNNRVLERFTDEDRQYIGIHTCPGADHNSTHSADVDYAELLPSLFELKAGNFYIAMAAETDPDRALRIVARYLKPWQRAFIGVIDVNNPYIETPEEVCKRVLEAARHIPLEQLGTTDDCGFSPFCDDIYTSRTTAFAKIRARVLGTTMASEQLSSQQSARYD from the coding sequence ATGATCACATTACCGACTGAAGCTATTGGCAGCATACCCCGTACTGAAGAGTTGATGCAGGCTCAGCGTCAATTTGAGTCAGGCGAGCTTGATGCGGAGGCCATGACCACCTTTTATGATCAAGCAGTTCAACTAACGATGAGAGAACTTGAGGCAACGGGGTCCCCTATCATCAGTGATGGTGAACAGCGTAAAACACATAGCTTTGCTACCTATTCGGTCGAAGGGGGGGAGAATATTGCTCCTGACGGTCTTGAAATTCCCTTCCAGGATGGTCACGTGCGTCGGTTGCCCCGCTTAACTGCTGGGCCTTTTCGCTTCATTCTTTCCGCTTCAGAGACATTGGCTTCGGCCAGACAATATACCCAGCGCCCAATGAAGCAAGCCATCATCTCAGTCTCAGCATTGAGTTTGTTTTATCCCCCAGAGAGTATTCCTGATTATACCCGCGAAGAGTTCCTGGAGGATTTGGTCAATGAGCAGGAAAAAGAAATTCGTGCCTGCTTTGCCGCTGGCGCACAAAAAGTGCAAATCGATTTCACCGAGGGGCGATTGGCGATTAAGCTCGACCCGAGTGGTAGCGTACTGAATGGGTTTATTGATTTAAATAATAGGGTCTTGGAACGGTTTACTGATGAAGACCGTCAATATATCGGTATCCACACTTGTCCCGGCGCCGATCACAATTCCACGCATAGTGCTGATGTGGACTACGCCGAGCTTTTACCCAGCCTCTTCGAGCTCAAGGCTGGCAATTTTTATATTGCGATGGCGGCGGAGACAGATCCTGATCGGGCATTGAGAATTGTTGCCCGCTATTTAAAACCATGGCAGCGCGCCTTCATCGGTGTTATCGATGTCAATAATCCTTACATTGAAACGCCTGAGGAAGTCTGTAAGCGTGTGCTGGAAGCGGCACGTCATATACCGCTGGAGCAGTTAGGCACCACCGACGACTGCGGCTTTTCGCCTTTCTGCGACGACATTTACACTTCCCGTACAACCGCTTTTGCTAAAATTCGTGCACGCGTGCTGGGTACAACAATGGCTTCAGAGCAACTGTCATCGCAGCAGAGTGCTCGGTATGACTAA
- a CDS encoding diguanylate cyclase, whose amino-acid sequence MTNAATFFQSFAIFDIEQRLVDWNSDFVEEFADAAPLLVKGLSARDIHAACLLPERALDLSWALNDAPPSAFEYINNRRSISVVQELSVNGSIFRIAQSTNAETQLHPGMPDQSAELLRSTALQISATVLKRRDQETLRLHDLALKDGLTGVANRRYFDELLDAEWKRCKQSQLPLSVIFIDIDFFKRYNDLYGHVSGDECLKSIASSLRATLNRPRDLVARYGGEEFTCLLPETDLCGARHKAGELELAVKALAIPNGKSKVAPIVTISLGVATAQHVTGDNPLALVRAADKLLYQAKSEGRGCFRSALFESLG is encoded by the coding sequence ATGACTAACGCGGCCACTTTTTTTCAAAGCTTTGCCATTTTTGATATTGAGCAACGCTTGGTTGACTGGAATTCGGATTTTGTTGAAGAATTTGCCGATGCTGCTCCTTTATTAGTCAAGGGGCTGAGTGCGCGTGATATTCATGCAGCGTGTTTGCTTCCAGAACGAGCGCTGGATTTATCTTGGGCATTAAATGATGCTCCCCCATCCGCTTTCGAATACATTAATAATCGACGATCTATCTCGGTTGTCCAAGAACTTAGCGTCAATGGCAGTATTTTTCGTATTGCCCAGAGCACCAATGCGGAGACTCAACTTCATCCTGGCATGCCTGATCAGAGTGCTGAGTTGCTGCGCTCAACCGCTTTACAGATTTCAGCCACTGTACTCAAACGTCGTGATCAAGAAACGCTTCGGTTGCATGATTTGGCGCTTAAAGATGGTCTTACCGGAGTGGCCAATCGGCGTTATTTCGATGAGTTACTGGATGCAGAGTGGAAGCGCTGTAAGCAGAGTCAATTGCCTTTATCTGTAATCTTTATCGATATCGATTTTTTCAAGCGCTATAACGATTTATACGGCCATGTCAGTGGAGATGAATGCCTAAAAAGTATCGCATCATCCCTAAGAGCGACGCTGAATCGTCCCAGAGATTTGGTTGCTCGTTATGGCGGTGAAGAGTTTACTTGCCTCTTGCCGGAAACCGATCTTTGCGGAGCCCGCCATAAAGCCGGAGAGCTGGAATTAGCAGTCAAAGCACTGGCCATTCCCAATGGTAAATCAAAAGTGGCACCGATTGTTACGATCAGTCTTGGTGTCGCTACCGCGCAACACGTGACGGGAGACAACCCACTAGCACTGGTTCGTGCTGCCGACAAACTGCTTTATCAAGCCAAATCAGAAGGCAGAGGATGTTTTCGCTCCGCACTTTTTGAATCACTGGGTTAG
- a CDS encoding sugar phosphorylase, translated as MTAFDTTVHAHLSHLYGPRAAEVQRRLNLHLTHFLAARKAPTATGKRAQHAPSWSEKDQWLIAYGDSIVDDQTPPLAVLNDFLQARLGERISGVHVLPFFPWSSDDGFSVIHYREVNPDLGDWQHIQTLARHYDLMADLVLNHVSRESLWFVDYLSGSLPGRDYFIEVDPDTDVSAVVRPRSSPLLVPISTRRGTRYLWATFSEDQLDLNFENPDVLLEFVGILLFYLEQGTRIVRLDAVAFLWKRLGTPCIHLPETHTVVRLLRAIVDHVAPGTLLITETNVPHHENISYFGLDLQADGPPDEAHMIYQFTLPPLLLHTLTRGETSTLQAWLASLPPLPDHCTYLNFTASHDGIGVRPLEGLLPDHERDALLELMHRFGGFVSMRSNPDGSDTPYEINITWFEAMQGTRKGPDPWQIARFLCSQAIMLSLQGIPALYIHTLTGTLNDVEGVERSGRLRSINRRRWQRRELDLLLDSTATPTHDVFNALSRLLEYRRQEPCFHPNAAQRVLASEPSLLAIERGPLASGRRLLALYNVTEVPLSFEQLGDDVQCALSSTSWQPLSGETDWQPTDPLPPYAVRWLTNNP; from the coding sequence ATGACTGCCTTCGACACTACCGTTCATGCCCACTTGAGCCACCTTTATGGCCCCCGCGCCGCTGAGGTTCAGCGTCGGCTTAATCTGCACTTGACGCACTTTCTCGCTGCCCGCAAAGCGCCGACCGCCACCGGGAAGCGCGCCCAGCATGCACCATCTTGGAGCGAAAAAGACCAGTGGCTGATCGCCTATGGTGACTCAATTGTCGATGACCAAACGCCACCATTAGCGGTGCTTAACGACTTTTTGCAGGCGCGGCTCGGTGAACGTATCAGCGGCGTCCACGTACTGCCGTTTTTCCCGTGGAGCAGCGACGACGGCTTTTCAGTGATTCACTACCGAGAGGTCAACCCAGACCTGGGCGATTGGCAGCATATTCAAACCCTCGCCCGCCACTACGATTTGATGGCCGACTTGGTACTCAATCATGTGTCGCGGGAATCACTGTGGTTTGTCGATTACCTGAGCGGCAGCCTGCCGGGGCGTGATTACTTTATCGAAGTCGACCCGGACACTGATGTGTCGGCCGTGGTGCGCCCACGCAGCAGCCCACTGCTGGTGCCTATCTCCACCCGCCGGGGCACACGCTATCTATGGGCAACGTTTTCTGAAGACCAACTCGACCTGAACTTTGAAAACCCCGATGTGCTGCTGGAATTTGTTGGCATCCTACTGTTTTACCTAGAACAAGGTACCCGCATCGTGCGGCTGGATGCCGTCGCCTTTCTGTGGAAACGATTGGGAACGCCGTGCATTCACTTACCCGAAACCCATACGGTGGTGCGATTGCTGCGCGCCATCGTCGACCATGTTGCCCCGGGCACCTTACTGATCACTGAAACCAACGTGCCTCACCACGAAAACATCAGCTACTTCGGGCTTGACCTCCAGGCCGACGGACCACCCGACGAAGCCCACATGATTTATCAGTTCACCTTGCCGCCGCTACTACTGCACACGCTAACCCGTGGCGAGACCAGCACTCTGCAAGCCTGGCTGGCGAGCCTGCCTCCGCTGCCGGACCACTGTACCTATCTCAACTTTACTGCCAGTCACGACGGCATTGGCGTGCGCCCGCTGGAAGGCCTGCTACCCGATCACGAACGCGATGCCCTGCTTGAACTGATGCATCGCTTCGGTGGCTTTGTCAGCATGCGCAGTAACCCAGACGGCAGCGACACACCCTACGAAATCAACATCACCTGGTTTGAAGCCATGCAAGGCACGCGCAAAGGCCCCGACCCGTGGCAAATCGCGCGCTTTTTGTGCAGTCAGGCGATCATGCTCAGCCTGCAGGGGATTCCCGCCCTGTACATTCACACACTGACCGGCACCCTCAACGACGTCGAGGGGGTTGAACGTAGCGGCCGTCTGCGCTCAATCAATCGTCGCCGCTGGCAGCGCCGCGAACTGGACTTACTCCTCGACAGCACTGCCACACCTACCCACGACGTCTTCAATGCCCTTAGCCGCTTGTTGGAATATCGCCGCCAAGAGCCGTGCTTTCACCCAAATGCCGCACAGCGGGTGCTTGCCTCAGAGCCATCGCTACTGGCCATCGAGCGTGGCCCGCTAGCTAGCGGCCGCCGCCTGTTGGCGCTGTATAACGTCACCGAAGTGCCGCTGTCGTTCGAACAGCTCGGTGATGACGTTCAGTGCGCTTTATCATCAACGTCATGGCAGCCCTTGAGCGGCGAAACCGACTGGCAGCCGACGGACCCACTGCCCCCATATGCTGTGCGCTGGCTGACTAACAATCCTTAA